One Candidatus Desulfatibia profunda genomic region harbors:
- a CDS encoding ABC transporter ATP-binding protein yields the protein MLEPASDQIPVIKVHGLTKRFGNITAVDHIGFTVNKGEILGLLGPNGAGKTTTIQLLLGLTTPTSGRIMILGLDLEKQRRKILAKVNFSSAEIHLPSNLTVWENLNVFGKLYGVRQPQKSVKNLLDFFGISNTLHTRTGMLSTGQITRLNLAKALINDPEVLFLDEPTASLDPEIASRVRQMLLQIRKEREMTIIYTSHNMNEVEMMCDRILFMSRGRIVLEGTPEDIKHRTMVNSLEDLFITIARNGMLKDSVTQDQ from the coding sequence ATGCTTGAGCCGGCGTCCGATCAAATACCTGTCATCAAAGTGCACGGTCTTACCAAACGTTTTGGTAACATCACCGCCGTCGATCATATCGGATTTACCGTCAACAAAGGAGAGATCCTGGGACTGCTCGGTCCCAACGGGGCCGGTAAAACCACAACCATCCAGCTTCTTTTAGGTCTGACCACGCCCACTTCAGGCCGCATCATGATTTTGGGCCTGGACCTTGAGAAACAGCGCCGAAAAATTCTTGCAAAAGTAAACTTTTCATCGGCCGAAATCCATCTGCCCTCCAATTTGACCGTATGGGAAAATCTTAATGTTTTCGGAAAACTCTACGGCGTACGCCAACCGCAAAAATCCGTCAAAAACCTGCTCGATTTTTTTGGAATCAGCAATACCCTGCATACCAGAACCGGTATGCTTTCCACCGGCCAGATTACCCGGCTTAACCTTGCCAAGGCATTGATCAATGATCCCGAGGTTCTTTTTCTGGATGAGCCGACCGCCAGCCTCGATCCGGAAATCGCTTCAAGAGTTCGGCAGATGCTGCTCCAAATCAGGAAAGAGCGGGAAATGACCATTATATACACCTCTCACAACATGAATGAAGTTGAGATGATGTGCGATCGAATTTTGTTCATGTCGCGGGGCAGAATCGTTCTGGAGGGGACTCCGGAGGATATCAAACATCGTACCATGGTGAACTCCCTGGAAGATCTATTTATTACCATTGCTCGCAACGGTATGTTGAAAGATTCCGTCACTCAGGATCAATGA